Proteins encoded in a region of the Anopheles aquasalis chromosome 2, idAnoAquaMG_Q_19, whole genome shotgun sequence genome:
- the LOC126570111 gene encoding uncharacterized protein LOC126570111 → MVSSTWSCAGLLVIGLATLVTLNCTLSMDTTLRPSVKYPDRVVLSNKTKPFTVRVSRFVCVETPYALTELLYCKIRLRRNEPTLFNMSIRVPMVLNTVYLQVKTYYKYMTYQIFPIDLHEEVCAYMKQPSNDIFSRHAFSVLMETMPQYMYPCPHGNTTYTIAYWLEERFFPDSMPAGDFRMDCWFRNGANQTLFAYQVFFSVRRRGVVPSMLNW, encoded by the exons TGGCCACCCTGGTGACTCTCAACTGTACGCTCTCGATGGACACGACATTAAGGCCTTCTGTGAAGTATCCCGACCGTGTCGTGCTCtccaacaaaacgaaacccTTCACAGTGCGCGTATCTCGCTTTGTCTGTGTGGAAACTCCATACGCGCTGACCGAGCTGCTGTATTGCAAAATACGGCTGCGACGAAATGAGCCAACGTTGTTCAACATGTCGATCCGTGTACCGATGGTCCTGAACACCGTGTACTTGCAAGTGAAGACGTATTACAAGTACATGACGTATCAGATTTTTCCAATCGATTTGCATGAAGAAGTTTGCGCCTACATGAAGCAACCCTCGAACGACATTTTCTCGCGCCATGCATTCTCCGTGCTGATGGAGACCATGCCGCAGTACATGTATCCCTGTCCACATGGG AACACTACATACACCATTGCATACTGGCTCGAGGAACGGTTTTTCCCTGATAGTATGCCGGCCGGAGACTTTCGGATGGATTGCTGGTTCCGCAATGGGGCCAATCAGACCCTGTTCGCCTACCAGGTGTTCTTCTCGGTTCGCAGAAGGGGGGTCGTGCCTTCGATGCTGAATTGGTAG